Proteins from a genomic interval of Gossypium hirsutum isolate 1008001.06 chromosome A09, Gossypium_hirsutum_v2.1, whole genome shotgun sequence:
- the LOC121205963 gene encoding paramyosin-like, giving the protein MEEVRPIDEYLQVIPSELDIMKQKFKRKNLELGKKIEKLEEEKMYLSLDVDLQKKEVKKVRKENRKVKEDRDDLKEEYRKAQWQKEVQEEKARAEYWERKFQEMRSQNLALEKENKWLKTKVTELGKSLRWHQNHDPTVELKELKSKVEDLEVALHDGELRIEQLEAQEDYLKEELHQVKGQVRDRDYVIGEAVA; this is encoded by the exons ATGGAAGAAGTTCGACCAATAGATGAATATTTACAAGTGATACCCTCGGAGCTTGATATCATGAAGCAAAAATTTAAGAGAAAGAATTTGGAACTCGGAAAGAAGATAGAAAAGCTTGAGGAGGAGAAGATGTACCTAAGTCTAGATGTTGACCTGCAAAAGAAGGAGGTTAAAAAAGTTAGGAAAGAAAATAGGAAGGTTAAGGAAGACCGAGATGATTTAAAAGAGGAGTATAGGAAGGCACAA TGGCAGAAAGAAGTTCAAGAGGAAAAGGCTAGAGCCGAATATTGGGagaggaagttccaagagatgcggtcgcagaatttggcattagagaaAGAGAATAAATGGTTGAAGACTAAGGTAACTGAGCTTGGAAAATCCCTTCGTTGGCACCAAAACCATGATCCTACGGTCGAGTTAAAGGAGCTAAAAAGTAAGGTTGAAGATTTGGAAGTGGCATTACATGATGGTGAACTTcggattgagcagctcgaggcgCAAGAAGATTATCTCAAAGAAGAGCTCCATCAAGTTAAAGGTCAAGTCAGAGATAGGGATTATGTTATTGGGGAGGCTGTAGCCTAG